Genomic window (Sphingobacteriales bacterium):
GCCCATTCAACCGGAATACCTTTATCGGTGTTACTGATTGTGGTCAACGCTCCCTTTATTTTTCTCGGAATCAGACTGATAAGTAAGGAATTTACGGTTAAAGCTATCTCAGGGATTATTTTGCTTGCGCTGGCTGTTCAGTTTTTACCCTATCCTCAAATCACTTCCGATAAACTGCTGGTAGCTGTTTTCGGTGGATTTTTACTGGGAGCAGGAATAGGTTTTGCGGTAAGGGGTGGCGGTGTCATTGACGGTACCGAAATTCTTGCCATCTCACTCAGCCGAAAAACAGGCATGACCATCGGAGATATCATCCTGATTATCAATATTATCATTTTCAGCGTAGCCGCTTATCTTCTTTCAGTCGAAAATGCACTTTATTCCATGTTAACTTATCTATCTGCCTCAAAAACAGTTGATTACATTATTGAAGGGGTGGAAGAATTTACAGGAATCACCATAATTTCCGACAAAGCCGAAGAAATACGGGAAATGATCACCATGAAACTCGGGCGTGGGGTTACCATTTTCAAAGGCGAAAAAGGACTCAAAAAAGATCATGCTTCAGAGCCAATCAATATTGTTTATACAGTCATGTCGCGTCTCG
Coding sequences:
- a CDS encoding YitT family protein, translating into MKKKSNRSKTKSILIDYLLLFIGILSAGFGLKGFLLPNNFIDGGAVGISLLIAHSTGIPLSVLLIVVNAPFIFLGIRLISKEFTVKAISGIILLALAVQFLPYPQITSDKLLVAVFGGFLLGAGIGFAVRGGGVIDGTEILAISLSRKTGMTIGDIILIINIIIFSVAAYLLSVENALYSMLTYLSASKTVDYIIEGVEEFTGITIISDKAEEIREMITMKLGRGVTIFKGEKGLKKDHASEPINIVYTVMSRLEAVRLSNEIELIDPAAFIISHKIKDTKGGMIKKRISMR